From Acinetobacter lwoffii, a single genomic window includes:
- a CDS encoding alpha/beta fold hydrolase yields MDLDMITQQCPYADLQLTFHEVGQRSAFPTIILIHGTGGNTDKHFSYIFPMLGIHQRVLSIDLHTPDKADLKVTDFSQQVEALIQHVVAEDETITVVGYSLGAVIAAQVAASLKQRVARLILLAGWAKTSSVQQLRTVIWQQLFTEQSAALPHFVNYCLYSDDYLSARSEQQVLDLARFVKPSQDAAKQRELNYRIDITSALSDICAETLVVACREDRMVPVAQAKLLFASISNSRYIEISSGHALYVEAPAEVVQLVNQFSQHPEQYPVNQKIQPYMP; encoded by the coding sequence ATGGATTTAGACATGATTACTCAACAGTGTCCTTATGCTGATCTGCAGCTTACTTTTCATGAAGTCGGACAGCGTTCTGCATTTCCCACCATTATTCTGATTCATGGCACCGGTGGAAATACCGACAAGCATTTCAGTTATATTTTTCCGATGCTGGGTATTCATCAACGGGTTTTATCCATTGATTTACATACCCCCGATAAAGCTGATCTAAAGGTGACCGATTTTAGCCAACAAGTTGAAGCACTGATTCAGCATGTGGTTGCAGAAGATGAAACCATTACAGTGGTCGGCTATTCACTCGGTGCAGTGATTGCTGCACAAGTAGCAGCCAGTTTAAAACAGCGCGTAGCGCGTTTGATCCTGTTAGCCGGTTGGGCCAAAACTAGCTCGGTGCAACAACTGCGTACCGTTATCTGGCAACAGTTATTTACTGAACAATCTGCGGCCTTGCCTCATTTTGTCAATTATTGCCTGTATAGCGATGATTATCTGTCTGCACGAAGCGAACAGCAGGTGCTGGATCTGGCACGCTTTGTTAAACCATCCCAAGATGCAGCCAAACAGCGTGAACTGAATTATCGCATTGATATTACATCAGCTTTATCTGACATCTGTGCAGAGACTCTAGTCGTTGCCTGTCGTGAAGACCGCATGGTGCCTGTAGCGCAAGCTAAACTGCTGTTTGCTTCAATTTCGAACAGTCGCTATATCGAAATTTCTTCAGGACATGCGCTCTATGTCGAAGCGCCAGCCGAAGTGGTGCAACTGGTAAACCAGTTTAGCCAGCATCCAGAACAATATCCGGTGAATCAAAAAATCCAGCCTTATATGCCTTAA